The Microbacterium esteraromaticum genome contains the following window.
GCGGTTTCGCTGCACGGCGATCTGAATCAGGGCAAGCGCACCCGCAACCTGCAGAAGCTCACGTCGGGCAAGGTGAAGGTGCTGGTCGCGACGGATGTCGCAGCCCGTGGCATCCACGTCGACGACATCGACCTGGTCGTGCAGGCCGACGCTCCTGACGAGTACAAGACGTACTTGCACCGTTCGGGCCGCACCGGTCGTGCCGGTCGTTCGGGTCGCGTGGTCACGCTGATCACCCGCCACCGTCGTCGTCGCATGGAGGACCTGCTCTCGCGCGCCGAGATTGACGCGCCGTTCGAGACCGTCGAGCCGGGCGATGAGGTCATCGAGGAGATCACCGGCCGCGTGCCCACCGCCGCCGAACTCACCAGCTGACGTCGACCTCAACTCACCCCACCCACGAGGGGTCAGAAAACGTCGCGTTGGAGCCTTCCGACACGACGGATTCTGACCCCTCGTGCGTTCGTCTGGCAGCTTGCGGGCTTGCGGGCTTGCGGGCTTGCGCAGGCTTGCGCGCGTGCGGGGGTGGGCGTGCGCGCAACTCCGGAAGAACCACCGGAATCTGGGCGCAGCTGCCAGGATCAGCCGATATCCCGAAGAATTTCCGGAGTTGCGTGCACAGGGCCGGGTACGCACAGGCCCGGGCGCGTGCTCAGCTCAGCGAGTGCTCGTGCACTGCGGATGTGAGCATCGTGCCGTTGAGGTCGAGGTAGAGCATCCGCTCGGTCACGGTGATCGAGCAGGTGTTACGCCTCTCGAGCTGGGGCGTCGCCTGCTCGATGAAGCCCGGGTCAAAACTGAACACCTTGATCTCGTCGGAGCGGTGGATGCGCTTGCCCGCCCACGCGGCGATGACCTTCGCCGGGTCGCGGTGGGTGTAGACGACGGTGCGCTCGGCGAGTCTGCTGCCGCGGTGAAGGCGCTCGGCGTCGGGTGCGCCCACTTCGATCCATGCGGTCACGCTGCCGGTGAGGTCGCGCACGAGTACCGCGGGTTCTTCGGCCTGCGAGATGCCGCCGCCGAAGTCGATGCCCTCGGTGTGCTCGAGCGCGTGAGCGAGCACACGCGTCAGCATGTACGCATCTGTCTCGGACGGATGCTGCGCCACCCGCAGCGAGTAGTCCTCGTACACACCCCGATCGGTGTCGGCCAGCTGCACCTCGAAGGTGATGATCGTCGAACCGATTGCCATGGTGATCGAGCCTACGCGACCGTCAGAACAGCATCGGCGCCGCCGGTCTCACCACCTTGGCGGCCGCAGCCCCGACTTGCACCCGGCGCATGCCGCGTATCCGGTCGTGCTCGGGTTCGGATTGCACCTCGAGCCCGTGCACACGGATCAACGGGCGCATCCGCCGGCCGAGCCACTGCCGGTACGCCTTCGGTGCTTCGGCCGAGCTGCCCGGGTACAGTCCGCGGTACGACGACAGCAGTTCCGGATGCTCGCGCTCAAGCCACTGCAAGAACCAGGGCTTCACTCCGGCGCGCAAGTGCAGCGCGCCATAGACGACATGGTCGGCGCCAGTCTCTTTGATGCGCCGCAGTGCTTCATCGATGGCCGCGATCGAGTCGGTGAGGTGCGGCAGTACCGGCATCAGGAAGACGCCGACCCGAAAGCCCGCGTCGGTTAGCGCGCGCACGGTGTCGAGTCGTGCCTGTGTCGATGGGGTGCCCGGTTCGATCGAGTGCTGCAGCTCATCGTTGTACATCGCGATCGACATCTGCACGTCGATCGGCACACGCCGGGCTGCTTCGGTCAGCACGGGGATGTCGCGGCGGATCAGCGTTCCCTTGGTGAGGATCGACATCGGTGTGCCCGACTCGGCGAGAGCCGCGATGATGCCGGGCATCAGTCGGTAGCGGCCCTCGGCGCGCTGATAAGGGTCGGTGTTCGTGCCCAGGGCGACAGTCTCGTGCTGCCATGATCCGCGGCGCAGCTCGCGCCGCAGCACGTCGACCACGTTCGTCTTCACGACGACCTGGGTGTCGAAGTCGGCGCCGCCATCCAGATCGAGGTACTCATGTGTGCCGCGGGCGAAGCAGTTGTGACTGATTACTCCGTTCGCGATGAAGTCACCTGTTCCGGTGGTGATGTCGATGAGTTCGCGATCGCCGTCGAGCGGTTCGATGGATACAACCCTCAGGTCTGCCGCGGTCTTGACAGCGCTCCCCACCACGTCGAGCTTTCGCGTGATGGCTGGATCGGCGACAAGAAAGAACCGCTGTCGCATCGGTAGCCC
Protein-coding sequences here:
- a CDS encoding YaeQ family protein, which gives rise to MAIGSTIITFEVQLADTDRGVYEDYSLRVAQHPSETDAYMLTRVLAHALEHTEGIDFGGGISQAEEPAVLVRDLTGSVTAWIEVGAPDAERLHRGSRLAERTVVYTHRDPAKVIAAWAGKRIHRSDEIKVFSFDPGFIEQATPQLERRNTCSITVTERMLYLDLNGTMLTSAVHEHSLS